In one window of Thermodesulfobacteriota bacterium DNA:
- the ileS gene encoding isoleucine--tRNA ligase: MDYKETLNLPRTDFQMRAELPKKEPETLKAWEDSGLYKKIMEAGKERPKYTLHDGPPYANGRIHIGHALNKILKDFVVKSRFMSGFSTDYVPGWDCHGLPIELQVEKELGKEKHGVSKLELRKRCRAYAEKFVEVQREDFKRLGVFGEWDRPYLTMDYGYQASILRELKRFAENGIVYKGKKPVHWCPSCMTALAEAEVEYADKTSPSVYVRFEMDKAGLERKLGMAIPDEKAYVIIWTTTPWTLPANLAIALHPELDYALVSAGGASYIVAEGLLEEVSKKLGWTSPDVLKKFRASQIEGMQARHPFIDRDSVILPGEHVTLEAGTGAVHIAPGHGQDDYELGLKYGLDIYNPVDDAGKFMQVVPEFAGQHVFKANDAIVELLRNNGSLLLKEDIRHSYPHCWRCKSPIIFRATEQWFASMEAWEAGEAGGLRKKSLEAIAGKVRWIPAWGKDRIYNMVQNRPDWCLSRQRAWGVPIPALKCVSCGKSVLDAGLVERLASVVEKEGADAWFGRDLKEFAPEGISCPDCGKKDFRKEEDILDVWFDSGVSFAAVLEKRDNLKFPADLYLEGSDQHRGWFHSSLLASEATRSVPPYSAVLTHGFVVDGSGRKMSKSTGNVVAPQEVISKYGAEVLRLWVAGEDYREDVRISEEILKRLSEAYRRIRNTFRFILGNLYDFEPEKDQVRYEELEELDRLTLHKLTRLTERIRAAYDDFEFHVVYHTVHNFCTVDLSAFYLDVVKDRLYTARADSRGRRAAQTTIYHVLDHLIRLTAPVLVFTTDEAWAFMPGEKAESVHLSSLPEPQKEWLDPSLEEKWDRLMQYKGELSRALEAARQQAKIIGHPLDAQAVVYPPEKDLDLLRSEEKALEEVLIISRLIVSDQPLVGDAIGGDGKSVMFSSEEIPGLNIVVGRADGGKCERCWHYSTYVGKDHEHPAICERCVEALK; encoded by the coding sequence ATGGACTACAAGGAGACCCTTAACCTCCCCAGGACCGACTTCCAGATGCGGGCCGAGCTACCCAAAAAGGAGCCGGAAACGCTCAAGGCCTGGGAGGACTCGGGCCTTTACAAAAAGATAATGGAAGCGGGGAAGGAAAGGCCCAAATACACGCTGCATGACGGCCCGCCCTACGCGAACGGCAGGATACACATAGGCCACGCCCTTAATAAGATCCTCAAGGACTTCGTGGTAAAGAGCAGGTTCATGTCGGGCTTCTCGACAGACTATGTGCCGGGCTGGGACTGCCACGGCCTCCCCATAGAGCTTCAGGTCGAAAAGGAGCTGGGCAAGGAAAAACACGGCGTATCCAAGCTGGAATTGCGGAAGAGGTGCAGGGCCTACGCGGAAAAATTCGTGGAGGTCCAGCGCGAGGACTTCAAGCGCCTCGGCGTCTTCGGCGAATGGGATAGGCCCTATCTCACCATGGACTACGGCTACCAGGCCTCGATTCTCCGGGAGCTCAAGAGGTTCGCCGAGAACGGGATCGTTTACAAGGGCAAGAAGCCGGTCCACTGGTGCCCTTCCTGCATGACCGCCCTTGCCGAGGCGGAGGTCGAGTACGCTGACAAGACCTCGCCTTCGGTGTATGTCCGGTTCGAAATGGACAAGGCCGGGCTTGAGAGAAAGCTGGGCATGGCCATACCTGACGAGAAGGCGTATGTCATAATCTGGACGACCACGCCCTGGACCCTTCCGGCGAACCTCGCCATCGCCCTCCACCCGGAGCTCGACTACGCGTTGGTATCCGCCGGGGGCGCATCGTACATAGTGGCAGAAGGCCTCCTTGAGGAGGTCTCGAAGAAGCTCGGCTGGACCTCCCCTGATGTATTGAAGAAGTTCCGCGCCTCTCAAATCGAGGGCATGCAGGCCCGCCATCCGTTCATAGACAGGGACTCCGTCATCCTTCCCGGCGAGCATGTCACTCTCGAAGCGGGCACGGGCGCGGTGCACATAGCCCCGGGACACGGCCAGGACGACTACGAGCTCGGCCTTAAGTACGGCCTCGACATATACAACCCCGTTGACGACGCGGGAAAGTTCATGCAGGTCGTGCCCGAGTTCGCGGGGCAGCACGTCTTCAAGGCCAACGACGCCATAGTGGAGCTTCTCCGGAATAACGGCTCCCTCCTTTTGAAAGAAGATATAAGGCACTCGTACCCGCACTGCTGGAGATGCAAATCCCCCATTATATTCAGGGCAACGGAGCAGTGGTTCGCTTCGATGGAAGCGTGGGAGGCGGGGGAGGCAGGCGGCCTGAGGAAAAAATCCCTGGAGGCCATCGCCGGGAAGGTCAGGTGGATACCCGCCTGGGGCAAGGACCGCATCTATAATATGGTGCAGAACAGGCCGGACTGGTGCCTCTCAAGGCAACGCGCCTGGGGCGTGCCCATACCGGCCCTCAAGTGCGTAAGCTGCGGCAAATCCGTACTCGACGCCGGCCTTGTCGAGAGGCTCGCCTCTGTCGTCGAGAAGGAAGGCGCTGACGCCTGGTTCGGAAGGGACTTGAAAGAATTCGCGCCCGAGGGCATCTCCTGCCCTGATTGCGGCAAAAAAGATTTCCGGAAGGAAGAGGACATCCTGGACGTCTGGTTCGATTCGGGCGTCAGCTTCGCGGCGGTGCTCGAAAAGAGGGATAACCTCAAGTTCCCGGCGGACCTCTACCTCGAAGGGAGCGACCAGCACAGGGGCTGGTTCCATTCCTCGCTCCTTGCCTCAGAGGCCACGCGCTCGGTCCCGCCCTATTCGGCGGTACTTACCCACGGTTTCGTGGTAGACGGCTCAGGAAGGAAGATGAGCAAGTCCACGGGGAACGTTGTCGCGCCGCAGGAGGTCATCTCCAAATATGGCGCGGAGGTACTGCGCCTCTGGGTCGCCGGAGAGGACTACCGCGAGGACGTAAGGATATCGGAGGAGATACTCAAGAGGCTTTCCGAGGCCTACAGGAGGATACGGAACACCTTCAGGTTCATACTCGGCAACCTCTACGACTTCGAGCCTGAAAAAGACCAGGTCCGCTACGAGGAGCTGGAGGAGCTGGACAGGCTGACGCTTCACAAGCTCACCCGGCTCACCGAGCGGATACGGGCCGCTTATGACGATTTCGAGTTCCATGTCGTATACCACACCGTGCACAACTTCTGCACCGTCGACCTCTCGGCCTTTTATCTCGATGTCGTGAAAGACCGGCTTTACACGGCCAGGGCCGACTCAAGGGGAAGGAGGGCCGCACAGACCACGATATACCATGTGCTCGACCATCTGATCCGCCTTACTGCGCCTGTCCTGGTATTCACGACCGACGAGGCGTGGGCCTTCATGCCCGGGGAAAAGGCCGAGAGCGTGCACCTTTCTTCCCTGCCCGAGCCTCAAAAAGAGTGGCTCGACCCGTCGCTCGAGGAGAAATGGGACAGGCTCATGCAGTACAAGGGCGAGCTATCCAGGGCGCTGGAGGCCGCGCGGCAGCAGGCAAAGATAATAGGCCACCCGCTCGACGCTCAGGCCGTCGTATACCCGCCGGAGAAGGACCTCGACCTCCTCCGGAGCGAGGAGAAGGCGCTCGAAGAGGTCCTCATCATCTCGAGGCTCATCGTCTCCGACCAGCCTTTGGTCGGAGACGCCATCGGAGGGGACGGAAAATCCGTCATGTTCTCGTCCGAGGAGATACCCGGGCTCAATATCGTTGTGGGCAGGGCTGACGGCGGGAAATGCGAGAGGTGCTGGCACTACAGCACCTATGTAGGCAAGGACCATGAGCACCCGGCCATATGCGAAAGATGCGTGGAGGCGTTGAAATAA
- the uvrB gene encoding excinuclease ABC subunit UvrB — protein MRKKESIFRIKSEFTPKGDQPRAIEALVDGLRGGEQYQVLLGVTGSGKTFTSAKVIEELGRPALVIAPNKTLAAQLYAEFRDLFPDNAVEYFVSYYDYYQPEAYVPTTDTFIEKDASINDEIDKLRHSATHSLLTRRDVIIVASVSCIYGIGSPDDYGSMHVYAERGMETDRAAFLKKLVDMQYSRNDVDFHRGTFRVRGDVVDVFPAYEAETALRFEFFGDTIESITEIDPLRGKPLRKAEKALIHPASHFVTTRDNLTRAIEGIRVELRERLKELKAAGKLLEAQRIEQRTLFDIEMLQEMGYCPGIENYSRHISGRLPGEPPYTLIDYFPEDYILFLDESHITVPQLNGMYHGDRSRKETLVEYGFRLPSALDNRPLKFEEFGRKITQAVYVSATPGEYEYRMARGSVVEQIIRPTGLMDPEIEVRSAAAQVDDLLSEVKKRVKAGERVLVTTLTKRMAEDLTQYYSELGIKVKYLHSDIETLERVEIIRDLRMGKFDVLIGINLLREGLDIPEVSLVAVFDADKEGFLRSERSLIQTSGRAARNVNGKVILYADTVTKSMQAAINETARRREKQSEFNRANNITPETIKSRIKDVLSSIYESDYDTVPVAAEKAGEYVPPHELPRLIKSLKKEMERAAKKMDFEKAAELRDRIKELEAAEIRVG, from the coding sequence ATGAGAAAAAAGGAATCTATCTTCAGGATAAAATCGGAGTTCACGCCCAAAGGCGACCAGCCTCGGGCCATAGAGGCCCTTGTAGATGGACTGAGGGGCGGCGAGCAATACCAGGTGCTCCTTGGTGTCACAGGCTCGGGCAAGACCTTCACCTCAGCCAAGGTAATAGAGGAGCTCGGCAGGCCGGCGCTCGTCATCGCCCCGAATAAGACCCTCGCGGCCCAGCTCTATGCGGAGTTCAGGGACCTCTTTCCGGATAACGCGGTAGAGTATTTCGTCTCGTACTACGATTATTACCAGCCAGAGGCCTATGTGCCGACGACCGACACCTTCATCGAGAAGGACGCCTCCATAAACGATGAGATAGACAAATTAAGGCACTCGGCGACCCACTCGCTCCTTACGAGGAGGGACGTCATCATAGTCGCATCGGTCTCCTGCATCTATGGGATAGGCTCGCCTGACGACTACGGCTCCATGCACGTCTACGCTGAAAGAGGCATGGAGACCGACAGGGCGGCGTTCCTTAAAAAGCTCGTGGACATGCAGTATTCGAGGAACGACGTGGACTTCCACAGGGGGACATTCAGGGTGAGGGGGGACGTGGTGGACGTCTTCCCGGCTTACGAGGCGGAGACGGCCCTCCGGTTCGAGTTCTTCGGCGATACCATCGAATCCATAACAGAAATAGACCCGCTCCGGGGCAAGCCCCTCCGGAAGGCCGAAAAGGCGCTCATACATCCCGCGAGCCACTTCGTCACGACCCGAGACAACCTGACGAGGGCCATCGAGGGCATAAGGGTGGAGCTACGCGAAAGGCTTAAGGAGCTTAAGGCCGCAGGGAAGCTCCTGGAGGCGCAGAGAATAGAGCAGAGGACGCTATTCGACATAGAGATGCTGCAGGAGATGGGCTACTGCCCGGGCATAGAGAACTATTCGAGGCACATCTCGGGGCGGCTCCCCGGCGAGCCGCCATATACGCTCATAGACTACTTCCCCGAGGACTATATCCTCTTCCTCGACGAGAGCCATATAACGGTGCCGCAGCTTAACGGCATGTACCACGGCGACCGCTCGAGAAAGGAAACGCTCGTCGAGTACGGCTTCAGGCTACCTTCGGCCCTGGACAACAGGCCCCTCAAGTTCGAGGAGTTCGGAAGGAAGATAACCCAGGCCGTCTATGTATCGGCCACCCCGGGAGAGTACGAGTACCGCATGGCCCGGGGGAGCGTCGTAGAGCAGATAATAAGGCCGACCGGCCTCATGGACCCGGAAATAGAGGTCAGGAGCGCGGCTGCCCAGGTTGACGACCTCCTATCGGAAGTAAAAAAGAGGGTAAAGGCCGGCGAGAGGGTGCTCGTTACCACCCTCACCAAGAGGATGGCCGAGGACCTGACGCAGTATTATTCGGAGCTTGGGATAAAGGTCAAGTACCTGCATTCGGACATCGAGACGCTCGAGAGGGTGGAGATAATCCGTGATTTGAGAATGGGGAAGTTCGACGTGCTCATCGGTATAAACCTTTTAAGGGAGGGGCTCGACATACCCGAGGTCTCGCTCGTCGCCGTATTCGACGCGGACAAGGAAGGGTTTCTCCGCTCCGAGAGGTCGCTTATACAGACTTCGGGCAGGGCCGCGCGTAACGTGAACGGGAAGGTCATTTTATACGCGGATACCGTCACTAAATCCATGCAGGCCGCGATAAACGAGACCGCCCGGAGGCGCGAGAAGCAATCCGAGTTCAACAGGGCTAACAACATCACTCCCGAGACCATAAAGAGCAGGATAAAGGACGTCCTGAGCTCCATATACGAAAGCGACTACGATACCGTGCCGGTAGCGGCGGAAAAGGCCGGGGAATACGTGCCGCCTCACGAGCTGCCGCGACTCATAAAGTCGCTTAAGAAAGAGATGGAGAGGGCGGCTAAGAAGATGGATTTCGAGAAGGCGGCGGAACTCCGGGACAGGATAAAGGAGCTCGAGGCGGCGGAGATACGGGTCGGCTGA